From Capra hircus breed San Clemente unplaced genomic scaffold, ASM170441v1, whole genome shotgun sequence, one genomic window encodes:
- the AKAP17A gene encoding A-kinase anchor protein 17A: protein MAAATIVHDTSEAVELCPLHGLYLKPITKMTISVALPQLKQPGKSISNWEVMERLKGMVQHHQFSALRISKSTMDFIRFEGEVENKSLVKAFLACLDGKTIKLSGFSDILKVRAAEFKVDFPTRHDWDSFFRDAKDMNETLPGERPDTIHLEGLPCKWFSLKESGSEKPSEEVLVRVFERFGEIRNVDIPMLDPYREEMTGRNFHTFSFGGHLNFEAYVQYREYAGFIQAMSALRGMKLMFKGEDGKAVACNIKVSFDSTKHLSDASIKKRQLERQKLQELEQQREEQKRREKEAEERQRAEERKQKELEEQERERKREEKLRRREQKQRDRELRRSQKKLEKMQAEEQRKLQERIRLEERKLLLAQRNLQSIRLVAELLSRAKAAKLHEQEHKEESLRLQQLEERRRLQEAELRRVEEEKERALGLQRRERELRARLLSLLLSKKADEPRPAAAEPGPASPADLLRPVLDILHTVSASAGAAPRDREPAVRPAAPQNLNGSVAAAAAPAAAAAQEEAAPGKEGQDPRGPEDSHSEKRCPAVLACIPDNTQQPKAAPAACEPSAPRKDARSEQDKCNREPSGGGGRTGGGAGRDDGGDAEHRPKRERSAPRRRAGSREDGRPRRERRAHRKRSRQGRSASPEERGRPRKSRSRSRERRSRREKSQSRGRERDRRASSSRKRSRHRRGDDRPRSGSAGRHRSAWNR, encoded by the exons ATGGCTGCGGCCACCATCGTGCACGACACGTCTGAGGCGGTGGAGCTGTGCCCGCTGCACGGCCTGTACCTGAAGCCCATCACGAAGATGACCATCAGCGTGGCGCTGCCGCAGCTGAAGCAGCCGGGCAAGTCCATCTCCAACTGGGAGGTGATGGAGCGGCTGAAGGGCATGGTGCAGCACCACCAGTTCTCCGCGCTGCGCATCTCCAAGAGCACCATGGACTTCATCCGCTTCGAGGGCGAGGTGGAGAACAAGAGCCTCGTCAAGGCCTTCCTGGCCTGCCTGGACGGCAAGACCATCAAGCTGAGCGGCTTCTCCGACATCCTCAAGGTGCGCGCCGCGGAGTTCAAGGTCGACTTCCCCACGCGCCACGACTGGGACTCCTTCTTCCGCGACGCCAAGGACATGAACGAGACGCTGCCGGGCGAGCGGCCGGACACCATCCACCTGGAGGGGCTGCCGTGCAAGTGGTTCTCGCTGAAGGAGTCGGGCTCGGAGAAGCCGAGCGAGGAGGTGCTGGTGCGCGTGTTTGAGCGCTTCGGCGAGATCCGCAACGTGGACATCCCCATGCTGGATCCCTACCGCGAGGAGATGACGGGCCGCAACTTCCACACCTTCAGCTTCGGCGGCCACCTCAACTTCGAGGCCTACGTGCAGTACCGCGAGTATGCCGGCTTCATCCAGGCCATGAGCGCGCTGCGCGGCATGAAGCTCATGTTCAAGGGCGAGGACGGCAAGGCCGTGGCCTGCAACATCAAG GTCTCTTTCGATTCTACCAAACACCTGAGTGACGCCTCCATCAAGAAGCGGCAGCTCGAGAGACAGAAGCTTCAGGAGCTGGAGCAGCAGCGGGAGGAGCAGAAACGGCGGGAGAAGGAGGCGGAGGAGCGCCAGAGAGCTGAGGAGAG GAAGCAGAAGGAGCTGGAGGAGCAGGAGCGCGAGCGGAAGCGCGAGGAGAAGCTGCGGAGGCGCGAGCAGAAGCAGCGCGACCGCGAGCTGCGGCGCAGCCAGAAGAAGCTGGAGAAGATGCAGGCGGAGGAGCAGCGCAAGCTGCAGGAGAGGATCCGGCTGGAGGAGCGCAAGCTGCTGCTGGCGCAGCGCAACCTGCAGTCCATCAGGCTGGTGGCCGAGCTGCTGAGCCGCGCCAAG GCCGCCAAGCTGCACGAGCAGGAGCACAAGGAGGAGAGCCTGCGGCTGCAGCAGCTGGAGGAGCGGCGGCGGCTGCAGGAGGCCGAGCTGCGGCgcgtggaggaggagaaggagcgcGCGCTGGGCCTGCAGCGTCGGGAGCGCGAGCTGCGCGCGCGCCTGCTCAGCCTGCTGCTCAGCAAGAAGGCGGACGAGCCGCGCCCCGCCGCTGCCGAGCCgggccccgcctcccccgccgACCTGCTGCGGCCGGTGCTGGACATCCTGCACACCGTGTCGGCCTCGGCCGGCGCCGCGCCCCGGGACCGGGAGCCCGCGGTGCGGCCGGCCGCCCCCCAGAACCTGAACGGGAGcgtcgccgccgccgctgcccccgctgccgccgccgcccagGAGGAGGCGGCCCCGGGCAAGGAGGGGCAGGACCCTCGAGGCCCGGAAGACAGCCACTCGGAGAAGAGGTGCCCCGCCGTGCTGGCCTGCATCCCGGACAACACCCAGCAGCCCAAGGCCGCGCCCGCTGCCTGCGAGCCGAGTGCGCCCCGGAAGGACGCGCGCTCCGAGCAAGACAAGTGCAACCGGGAGCCCAGCGGGGGCGGCGGCCGGACCGGCGGCGGGGCGGGCCGGGACGACGGCGGCGACGCCGAGCACAGGCCCAAGCGGGAGCGCAGCGCGCCGCGGCGGCGGGCAGGCAGCCGGGAGGACGGCAGGCCGCGCAGGGAGCGGCGGGCGCACCGCAAGCGCTCGCGCCAAGGCCGCAGTGCCAGCCCCGAGGAGCGCGGCCGCCCCCGCAAGTCCCGCAGCCGCAGTCGAGAGCGGCGCAGCCGGCGGGAGAAGAGCCAGAGCCGCGGCCGCGAGCGGGACCGCAGGGCGAGCTCCAGCCGGAAGCGCAGCCGCCATCGGCGGGGCGACGACAGGCCGCGCTCGGGCTCCGCCGGCCGCCACCGCAGCGCCTGGAATAGGTAA